From Streptomyces yatensis, one genomic window encodes:
- a CDS encoding helix-turn-helix transcriptional regulator: MATTEFGQAVRRWRDRVPPEAAGLPSGGQRRAAGLRREELAMLAGISVDYVTRLEQGRASHPSTQIVEALARALRLSGTERAHLFRLAGLAPPGPETVPAYITPSVQRLLDRLTGTPVAVSDASWTLLMANPPYVALRGDPSRWRGNERNGVWRHFVCEDSGSRQTHEDRREFQAALVADLRTAAARYPADQGLRRLVAELRARSERFAELWDSGTVGHHEASRKTIDHPRVGTLTLDCDVLTVAGSDLRIVVYTAEPGTEDAERLALLTVLGTQTLTG, from the coding sequence ATGGCGACCACGGAGTTCGGGCAGGCGGTGCGGCGCTGGCGGGACCGGGTCCCGCCGGAGGCCGCCGGGCTGCCGTCCGGCGGGCAGCGGCGCGCGGCCGGGCTGCGCCGCGAGGAGCTGGCGATGCTGGCCGGGATCTCCGTCGACTACGTCACCCGCCTCGAACAGGGCCGGGCCTCCCATCCCTCGACCCAGATCGTCGAGGCCCTGGCCAGGGCGCTGCGGCTGTCGGGGACCGAGCGCGCCCATCTCTTCCGGCTGGCCGGGCTGGCGCCACCGGGCCCGGAGACGGTGCCGGCGTACATCACCCCGAGCGTCCAGCGGCTGCTGGACCGGCTGACCGGCACACCCGTCGCCGTGAGCGACGCGTCCTGGACGCTGCTCATGGCCAATCCGCCGTATGTGGCCCTGAGGGGCGATCCGTCCCGGTGGCGCGGCAACGAACGCAACGGAGTCTGGCGCCACTTCGTCTGCGAGGACAGCGGATCCCGGCAGACGCATGAGGACCGGCGCGAGTTCCAGGCCGCGCTGGTCGCCGATCTCCGTACGGCCGCCGCCCGCTACCCGGCCGACCAGGGGCTGCGGCGGCTGGTCGCGGAGCTGCGCGCCCGCAGCGAGCGGTTCGCCGAGCTGTGGGACTCCGGCACCGTCGGCCACCATGAGGCGTCGCGCAAGACCATCGACCATCCGCGGGTGGGCACGCTGACGCTGGACTGCGATGTGCTCACGGTGGCGGGCAGCGATCTGCGCATCGTGGTGTACACGGCCGAGCCCGGCACCGAGGACGCCGAACGCCTCGCCCTGCTCACCGTGCTCGGCACCCAGACGCTCACCGGCTAG